The proteins below come from a single Kitasatospora sp. NBC_00315 genomic window:
- a CDS encoding DUF4097 family beta strand repeat-containing protein codes for MQKFDTTAPISAIFDIPAGNIRFIAADRVDTTVEVRPADAAKGHDVKAAEQVTVEFGDGVLRIGASPAKNRILGNSGSVEVTVQLPAGSRVEGKAAAAGFRGVGRLGDVAFEGARGSVELDEAASARLTLLSGDVSVGRLAGPAEISTEKGDIRIAEAVRGTVTLRTLAGDVSVGVARGVCASLDAGTTHGRIHNALRNTDGVADLDIHATTGHGDIVARSV; via the coding sequence ATGCAGAAGTTCGACACCACCGCCCCGATCTCCGCCATCTTCGACATCCCCGCCGGGAACATCCGGTTCATCGCCGCCGACCGGGTCGACACCACGGTCGAGGTCCGGCCCGCGGACGCCGCGAAGGGGCACGACGTGAAGGCGGCGGAGCAGGTCACGGTCGAGTTCGGCGACGGCGTGCTGCGGATCGGGGCCTCGCCGGCGAAGAACCGGATCCTCGGCAACTCCGGATCCGTCGAGGTGACCGTCCAGCTGCCGGCCGGCTCCCGGGTCGAGGGGAAGGCGGCCGCCGCCGGGTTCCGGGGCGTCGGAAGGCTCGGCGACGTCGCCTTCGAGGGTGCGCGGGGCTCGGTCGAGCTCGACGAGGCCGCGAGTGCCCGCCTCACCCTCCTCTCCGGCGACGTCTCGGTCGGCCGGCTGGCCGGCCCCGCGGAGATCAGCACCGAGAAGGGCGACATCCGGATCGCCGAGGCCGTGCGCGGAACGGTCACGCTGCGCACCCTGGCCGGTGATGTCTCGGTCGGCGTCGCCCGCGGCGTCTGCGCCTCCCTGGACGCCGGAACCACCCACGGCCGGATCCACAACGCGCTCAGGAACACCGACGGCGTCGCCGACCTGGACATCCACGCGACCACCGGCCACGGCGACATCGTCGCCCGCAGCGTCTGA
- a CDS encoding phosphonatase-like hydrolase produces the protein MSTDIRLVVLDMAGTTVADDGLVERAFAAAAGSLGVDGGGPEHQRMLEHVRATMGESKISVFRHLFGEEDKAQRANLAFEAAYHDLVDAGHCSALPGAAEAIAELRSQGRKVVLTTGFSRATQDRILAALGWQDIADLTLCPAEAGRGRPYPDLALTALLRTGTDSVHRIAVAGDTGYDMLTGTRAGAPIVAGVLTGAHGEERLRADGATHVLASIAELPKLLAG, from the coding sequence GAGCACCGACATCCGCCTGGTCGTCCTCGACATGGCAGGCACCACCGTGGCCGACGACGGTCTGGTCGAGCGGGCCTTCGCCGCCGCCGCCGGGAGCCTCGGCGTCGACGGCGGAGGGCCCGAGCACCAGCGCATGCTGGAGCACGTCCGCGCCACCATGGGCGAGTCCAAGATCTCGGTCTTCCGCCATCTCTTCGGGGAGGAGGACAAGGCCCAGCGCGCCAACCTCGCCTTCGAGGCCGCCTACCACGACCTGGTCGACGCCGGGCACTGCTCGGCCCTGCCCGGCGCCGCCGAGGCGATCGCCGAACTCCGCTCGCAGGGACGGAAGGTGGTCCTCACCACCGGCTTCTCCCGCGCCACCCAGGACCGCATCCTGGCCGCCCTCGGCTGGCAGGACATCGCGGACCTCACCCTCTGCCCCGCCGAGGCCGGCCGGGGCCGTCCCTACCCCGACCTCGCCCTCACCGCCCTGCTGCGTACCGGCACCGACTCCGTGCACCGGATCGCGGTCGCGGGCGACACCGGCTACGACATGCTCACCGGCACTCGGGCGGGTGCCCCGATCGTCGCCGGCGTCCTCACCGGGGCGCACGGCGAGGAGCGGCTGCGGGCGGACGGCGCCACGCACGTGCTCGCCTCGATCGCCGAGCTGCCGAAGCTGCTCGCGGGCTGA